A window of the Dictyostelium discoideum AX4 chromosome 4 chromosome, whole genome shotgun sequence genome harbors these coding sequences:
- a CDS encoding cwfJ family protein, translating into METHKILVCGDIGGSFNALFKRVSTVNKSNGPFSLLLCVGSFFEPYHPTTNISNENNNNSNDADDKDENNNDNDNNNNNNNNNNSDDKDENELTFPKELQPYKDEIENVPIPTYFIAYSQSDFKYIKKFVNKETGELCKGITYLGKCGIKNISNLNIAYLSGKIDYPIKIQSNEENTIIKSEIDNIIKEGEDKRIDILLSNQWSRGVLNNVTSGIPTFLKTPYKIGIDGVKLVSQALTPAYHFSKNSFYFQRAPYYNTPTLKNKNPQPTRFLSLAPINNDKKEKYLFAMSYNPNKDINKDDITPNPFERKQRELDEHVSKKQRNSDEQQTNFFFNNTNNNYNNNNNRNNNNNNNNNNNNNNNNNNNNNNNNNNNNNNNNYNNNYNKRINNQQQQQQQLKQKHQDQSCWFCLSSPEVDSHLIVTIGDECYLAFPKGGMVEHNLLIVFTEHKPNFMSLNEEERKDVNLMIDYLREYFLDKYNQDIVIFERSISTKGGTDLHGHLQVIPIPKELSSTVKQSFIDHPLTKKYNMEFNDFKNDENSGKELKDKPYYLVFLPNSEQIYSVISKPDFQYGRKVMVDLLGIPEKLNWKDCVKTKEIETSETLKFRDEFQPFYDKKQPTDDDNNEDNTQ; encoded by the exons ATGGAGACACATAAAAT ATTGGTTTGTGGTGATATAGGTGGAAGTTTTAATGCTCTTTTTAAAAGAGTTTCAACagttaataaatcaaatggacctttttcattattattatgtgtAGGTTCATTTTTTGAACCATACCACCCAACAACTAATATtagtaatgaaaataataacaatagtaatgatgcagatgataaagatgaaaataataatgataatgataacaataacaataataataataataataattcagatgataaagatgaaaatgaattaacaTTTCCAAAAGAATTACAACCATATAAAGacgaaattgaaaatgtacCAATACCAACTTACTTCATTGCATATAGTCAATcagattttaaatatattaaaaaatttgttaataaaGAAACAGGTGAGTTATGTAAAGGTATCACTTATTTAGGTAAATGcggaattaaaaatatttcaaatttaaatattgctTATCTTTCTGGTAAAATTGATTATCCAattaaaattcaatcaaat gaagaaaatacaattataaaatcagaaattgataatattataaaagaaGGTGAAGATAAAAGAATAGATATATTATTAAGTAATCAATGGTCAAGAGGtgtattaaataatgttaCAAGTGGTATaccaacatttttaaaaacaccTTATAAAATTGGTATTGATGGTGTTAAATTAGTATCACAAGCATTAACACCAGCTTATCACTTTTCAAAGAATTCATTTTACTTTCAAAGAGCACCTTATTACAATACaccaactttaaaaaataaaaatccacAACCAACAAGATTCCTTTCTTTAgcaccaattaataatgataaaaaagaaaaa TATTTATTTGCAATGAGTTATAACccaaataaagatattaataagGATGACATAACACCAAATCCATTCGAAAGAAAACAAAGAGAACTTGATGAACATGtctcaaaaaaacaaagaaattcTGACGAACAACAaacaaatttcttttttaataatacaaataataattataataataacaataatagaaataataataataataataataataataataataataataataataataataataataataataataataataataataataataataataataattataataataattataataaaagaattaataatcaacaacaacaacaacaacaactaaaaCAAAAACATCAAGATCAAAgttgttggttttgtttATCATCACCAGAAGTTGATAGTCATTTAATTGTTACAATTGGTGATGAATGTTATTTAGCATTTCCAAAAGGTGGTATGGTTGAACATAATTTATTGATTGTTTTCACAGAACATAAACCAAATTTCATGTCATTGAATGAAGAGGAAAGAAAAGATGttaatttaatgattgattatCTTAGAGAATATTTCTTGGATAAATACAATCAAGATATAGTTATATTTGAAAGAAGTATCAGTACAAAAGGTGGTACAGATTTACATGGTCATCTTCAAGTTATACCAATACCAAAAGAATTATCATCAACTGTAAAGCAATCATTCATTGATCATCCTTTaactaaaaaatataatatggaatttaatgattttaaaaatgatgaaaattctGGAAAa gaattaaaagataaaccATATTATTTAGTTTTCTTACCAAATAGTGAGCAAATTTATAGTGTTATATCAAAACCAGATTTCCAATATGGAAGAAAAGTGATGGTAGATTTATTAGGTATACCagagaaattaaattggAAAGATTGTgtaaaaacaaaagaaattgaaacaTCCGAAACCTTAAAATTCAGAGATGAATTTCAACCATTTTATGATAAAAAACAACCAACAGATGATGAcaataatgaagataatactcaataa
- the dhx15 gene encoding DEAD/DEAH box helicase has protein sequence MSKRKHESSDSNKKAMKKQQNKIEEEEEEITNTTTTTTTTNNNYNNIKSNLTIDQWIPKKETFSKRYYEILEKRKELPVWKQKEDFIKVIKENQVVILVGETGSGKTTQIPQFVVDAGLIRPGKMVGVTQPRRVAAISVAKRVSEEMDFELGEEVGYSIRFEELSSARTFMKYLTDGMLLRESMSDPTLNKYDVIILDEAHERTLSTDILFGLIKDILKRRKDLKLIVMSATLEAGKFQKYFENAPLIKVPGRLHPVEIFYTEEAAKDYLESAVRTVIDIHTNEGTGDILVFLTGEEEIEDTCAKIQRETRERGLPPMKTLPLYSSLPIYQQSKIFDTCKERKCIVSTNIAETSLTIDGIVFVVDPGFSKQKTYNPRSRVESLLVAPISKASANQRAGRAGRTRPGKCFRLYTEKAFKELMIQQTHPEILRSNLASVVLQLLKLGVVDLVHFDFMDPPVPDTLIRALEVLHYLGALDDEGQLTEIGSIMSEFPLDPQLSKMLIVSAERSCSNEILTIAAMLSAPNCFMRPKDNRIEADSAKKSFDHFDGDHLTMLNVYHSFKKNGEDPTWCYDNFLNHRAIKQADSVRSQLARILTRFKLPLVSGDVNSKFYYENIKKCIAAGFFMQVAKCEKKNIYFTLGDEQSVIFHPSTGLTRRPEFCIYNEFVLTSENYIRTITDVKFDWLLELAPSYFKQKSFPKKTKETIQRAQRLYSGSSSGSSSGSNKK, from the coding sequence atGAGTAAAAGAAAGCACGAATCATcagattcaaataaaaaagcaatgaaaaaacaacaaaataaaatagaagaagaagaagaagaaattacaaatactacaactacaactacaaccacaaataataattataataatataaaatcaaatttaacaattgatCAATGGataccaaaaaaagaaacattttcaaaacgttattatgaaattttagaaaagaGAAAAGAGTTACCAGTTTGGAAACAAAAAGAGGATTTTATAAAAGTTATTAAAGAGAATCAAGTTGTAATTTTAGTTGGTGAAACAGGTTCAGGTAAAACCACACAAATTCCACAATTTGTAGTTGATGCAGGATTAATTAGACCAGGTAAAATGGTAGGTGTTACACAACCAAGAAGAGTAGCAGCAATAAGTGTAGCAAAAAGAGTATCAGAGGAAATGGATTTTGAATTGGGTGAAGAGGTTGGTTATTCAATTCGTTTCGAAGAGTTATCATCAGCACGTACATTTATGAAATATTTAACTGATGGTATGTTACTTAGAGAATCGATGTCTGACCCAACCTTAAATAAATACGATGTGATCATATTGGATGAGGCACATGAACGTACATTATCAACTGATATTCTCTTTGGTTTAATAAAGGATATTCTAAAGAGACGTAAAGATTTAAAACTCATAGTTATGTCTGCAACATTGGAGGCTggtaaatttcaaaaatatttcGAGAATGCACCATTGATCAAGGTGCCAGGTCGTTTGCATCCCGTAGAGATCTTTTACACTGAAGAGGCAGCAAAGGATTATTTAGAGTCTGCAGTTAGAACGGTTATTGATATTCATACAAATGAAGGAACTGGTGATATTTTAGTTTTCTTGACTGGTGAGGAAGAGATTGAAGATACCTGCGCAAAGATTCAACGTGAAACTCGTGAAAGAGGTTTACCACCAATGAAAACCCTTCCACTCTATTCATCATTACCAATCTATCAACAAAGTAAAATTTTCGATACATGTAAAGAGCGTAAATGTATCGTTTCCACCAATATTGCAGAGACATCACTTACAATCGATGGTATTGTTTTCGTGGTTGATCCAGgattttcaaaacaaaaaacctATAATCCACGTTCACGTGTTGAATCACTTTTAGTTGCACCAATTTCAAAAGCATCAGCAAATCAAAGAGCTGGTCGTGCTGGTCGTACACGTCCAGGTAAATGTTTCCGTTTATACACTGAAAAAGCATTTAAAGAGCTAATGATTCAACAAACTCATCCAGAGATTTTACGTTCAAATTTAGCTTCAGTTGTATTACAACTTTTGAAATTGGGTGTTGTCGATTTAGTACATTTCGATTTTATGGATCCACCAGTACCAGATACATTAATTCGTGCATTGGAAGTATTACATTATCTTGGTGCATTGGATGACGAGGGTCAATTGACAGAGATTGGTTCAATTATGTCTGAATTCCCATTGGATCCACAATTATCCAAAATGTTGATAGTTTCAGCTGAACGTAGTTGTTCCAATGAAATCTTAACAATTGCTGCAATGTTATCCGCTCCAAATTGTTTTATGCGTCCAAAGGATAACAGAATCGAAGCTGACTCTGCaaagaaatcatttgatCATTTCGATGGTGATCATCTTACAATGTTAAATGTTTATCatagttttaaaaagaatggtGAAGATCCAACTTGGTGTTACGATAATTTCCTCAATCATCGTGCCATTAAACAAGCCGATAGTGTCCGTTCACAATTGGCTAGAATCTTAACTCGTTTCAAATTACCATTGGTTAGTGGTGATGTAAAtagtaaattttattatgaaaatataaagaaatgTATCGCTGCTGGCTTCTTTATGCAAGTGGCTAAATGcgagaaaaaaaatatctactTCACCCTAGGTGATGAACAATCTGTAATCTTTCATCCTTCAACTGGTTTAACTCGTCGTCCTGAATTTTGTATCTACaatgaatttgttttaaCCTCTGAAAATTATATTAGAACAATCACTGATGTTAAATTTGATTGGTTATTAGAATTGGCTCCAAgttattttaaacaaaaatctTTCcctaaaaaaacaaaagaaacaatTCAAAGAGCTCAAAGATTAtatagtggtagtagtagtggtagtagtagtggtagtaataaaaaataa